From a region of the Falco peregrinus isolate bFalPer1 chromosome 5, bFalPer1.pri, whole genome shotgun sequence genome:
- the NDUFA11 gene encoding NADH dehydrogenase [ubiquinone] 1 alpha subcomplex subunit 11 encodes MAGYWDGPEGEECPRRAWLTTRVGAAAGLLGSAYRIILQQPSSALAALQMAAGDTATMATLGAVFGVTTCLSAQIREEPEDPLNYFIGGCATGAVLGARAHSYLTGTTACLGFGITAALMKIGNKEGWRLTGPPKL; translated from the exons ATGGCCGGGTACTGGGACGGGCCCGAGGGCGAGGAGTGCCCGCGCCGCGCCTGGCTCACCACACGCGTGGGCGCCGCCGCCG GCCTGCTGGGCTCGGCCTACCGCAtcatcctgcagcagcccagctccgcCCTGGCCGCCTTGCAGATGGCAGCGGGGGACACCGCCACCATGG CCACACTAGGAGCTGTGTTTGGCGTAACTACCTGCCTCAGTGCCCAAATCCGAGAGGAACCGGAGGATCCCTTGAACTATTTCATAGGCGGCTGTGCAACAGGAGCCGTCTTGGGTGCCAGAG CTCACAGTTACTTGACTGGTACCACTGCGTGTTTGGGGTTTGGAATTACCGCCGCGCTAATGAAGATAGGCAACAAGGAGGGCTGGCGGCTGACGGGACCTCCCAAGCTGTAA